One Longimicrobium sp. genomic window, CCCACCGTGTAGCCGCCCTGCTCCGCCGTCAGCCGCCGCGACGACGAGCCGATGCCGCCCTTGAAGCCGTGGCACCGCATCCCCGTCCCGCCGCCGACGTTCCCCTCGGCCACCCGGCCGGGCGCCGCGCCGGTGAGCGCCCGCAGCACGTGCTCGGGCTTCACGTGGAAGCCGTTGATGTCGTTGAGGCCCCCGCCGTACGTCTCGGCGACGACCGGGAGCCCCCAGGGCTGGAGCCCGGGGCGGCGCACCTGCCACTGGAGGATCGCGTCGCGCACCACGCCCACGCTGTGCGTGTTGGTGATCGCGATCGGCCCTTCGAGGAGGCCGCTCTCCTGGAGCCACGTCGTGCCGGTCATCTCGCCGTTGCCGTTGAGCGAGAACCAGGCGGCGAAGACGGGGTCCGAGCTGCGCTTGCCGCGCGGCAGAATGGCCGTCACGCCCGTGCGCACCGGCCCCGTCCCCACCCGCAGCCGCCCCGCCCCCGAGATCAGCGTCGTGTGCCCGACCTCCAGCCCCGCGACGTCGGTGATGGCGTTCAGCGGCCCCGGCGTGCCGTCGAACGGCACCCCCAGGTCGCGCGCCCGTGTCTGCCCGCCGAGCGGCGCCGCGGCGAGGATGGCGATGATCGTAAGGAGGGTGCGGGTCATGGATGGAGGTGGTTGAAGGGGAAAGGCAGTGCGTGAGTGCGTTTGGACCGGGGGACATCCCCCATTTCGTTTGTCATCCTGAGCGACGCGCTTCGCCGTCCTGTGCGTTCCTGCGAACCATGGCGCGGAGCGAAGGATCTACTGCGCGTGCCGAGGGGACCGCCGTGGCGCGCCGTCCTCTTGCCTCGCCAACTAGATCCTTTGGTCGCCGCACGGCTATGGGGTGCACGGCGGGGCTCGTGGTGGGCGGCTCCCTCAGGATGACAAGTCCTGAGCGCACTTACGCACTCACGCACTTCAATGCCCGATCCAGCACGTCCAGCGCGAAGTCCGCATCGTCTGCCGTGATGCACATGGGGGGCTTGATGCGCAGGACGTTGCCGTCGAGGCCACCCTTGCCGAGGAGGACGCCCATCTCGCGCGCTTCTTCCAGGACGCGGAGGGTCGCCTCCCTGGCGGGAGCGCGGGTGGCGCGGTCGGTTACCAGCTCGACGCCCAGCATCAGCCCCATCCCGCGCACGTCGCCGACGAGCGGATGGCGGGCCTGGAGCTCGCGAAGGCCGGCCAGCAGGCGGCCGCCCACGACGCGGCAGTTTTCCTGGAGCCCCTCCTCGTCGATCGTGTCCAGCACCGCCAGCCCGGCCGCCATCGACACCGGGTTGCCGCCAAAGGTGTTGAAGTGGGTGCGCTGAGCCAGCGTCGCCGCGATCTCGCGCGTGGTGGTGACGGCGGCGAGCGGGGCGCCGTTGCCGATCCCCTTGGCCATCGTCACGATGTCAGGGACGACGCCGAAGTTCTGGAATCCCCAGTAGTGGTCGCCCGTGCGCCCGAACCCGGTCTGCACCTCGTCGGCGATGCACAGTCCGCCGTGCTCGCGCACAACCGCGTACGCCTCGCGCAGGTAGTTGCTGGCGCCGGTGGTGGCGCCGCCGACGCCCTGGATCGGCTCGGAGATGAAGGCGGCGATGCGGCCGGGGGTGGAGTAGCGGATCGTCTCCCGGACGTCCTCGGCGGCGCGGCGCGCGACCTCTTCCGGATTTTGCGGGTCGCCGGCGCGGTAGGGGTCGGGGCACATGGCGTGGTGCACGCCGGTGTTCTGCGGGATCGGGAACTTCCAGGTGTGGTGCGAGGTCAGCCCCATCGCCGAGGGCGAGCCGCCGTGGTAGGCGTTGCGCACGGCGATGACGTCCGTGTTCCCCGTGTACAGCCGGGCCATGGTGATGGCCAGGTCGTTCGCGTCGCTCCCGCTGTTGACGAAGTAGGTGACGTCGAGCCCCGGCGGCATCTTGCTGGCCAGCTTCTTCGCCAGCGCCGGCATCCCCGGGTGCAGGTAGATGGTGGTGGCGTGCTGGAGCGTCTCCATCTGCTCCCGCATCCGCTGGACGATGCGCGGATGGCAGTGCCCGCACGACACGGTGACGATGCCGGCGAACATGTCCAGGTAGCGGCGCCCCGTCTCGTCAAAGAGGTACTGCATCTTTCCCTCTACGATCATCAGCGGATCGCGGTACAGCGTGAACAGCGCCGGGTTCGCGTACTCCCGCCGCATCGCCAGCACCTCCTCCCGCGGGGGCCCGGTGTACGGCCGTGGCGTGTAATCGAACGCGGGCATCTCCAGCGCGGCGGTCAGCAGATCGGACATTGCGGGTCGGGGTTCGGGAAGAACAGCAATTTCACACAGAGACGCAGAGGGGAAAGAAAAGGGCACGGAGGGTCACGGAGACCCTTCCCCTTCTTGCCGTTTCCTCTGTGGCTCTGTGTGAGGCAATCTGTTGCGATGTCAGGACATCCAGTTGGTGCCCGCCTCGCGGTTCCACTTGGTCGTCGTCTTCTTGGAGCGCGTCCAGAACTCAATGGAGCTGCGGCCGGTCAGGTCGCCGACGCCGAAGCGCGAGTCGTTCCAGCCACCGAAGCCAAAGGGCTCGCGCGGCACCGGGACGCCCACGTTCACGCCCACCATCCCCGCGCTGGCCCGTTCGGCGACGTAGCGGGCCAGGCCGCCGCTCTCGGTGAAGACGGAGGCGGCGTTGCCGTACGGGGACTGGTTCTCGATCTCCAGCGCACGGTCCACATCGGGGGCGCGGATGATGGCGAGCACCGGGCCGAACACCTCCTCGCGCGCGATGCCCATCTCCGGCGTCACGTGGTCGATGACGGTTGCGCCCACGTAGAAGCCGCCCTCGTGCCCGGCGGGGACAGCCGGGTCGCGGCCGTCCAGCAGCACGCGCGCGCCCGCCTCCTCCGCTTCGGTGATGTAGCGCTCGATCCGCGCCTTGGCCTCGGCGGAGATGACGGGGCCCAGGGTCTCCCCCGCCACCGCCTGCCGGGCGTGCTCCACCATGCGGTCCAGGATGGCGTCGGTGTGCGACACCGCGACGAGCACCGACGCGGCCATGCACCGCTGCCCCGTGCACCCCGCCATCGACGCGGCGATGTTGCTGGAGGCCATCTCGGGGTCGGCGTCGGGCATGAGGATGATGTGGTTCTTGGCCCCGCCCAGCGCCAGCACGCGCTTCAGGTTGGCGGTGCCGCGCCGGTACACCGCCTGAGCCACCCGCGTGGACCCCACGAAGGAGACCGCCTCGATCTCGGGATGGTCGCAGAGGGCTTCCACCACCTCGCGCCCGCCGTTCACCACGTTGAACACGCCTGCCGGGAGCCCCGCCTCCGCCAGCAGCTCCGCGATGCGCCCCGCGGAGAGCGGCACCATCTCCGATGGCTTCAGCACCATGCAGTTGCCCAGCGCGATGGCGTTGGGGATCGACCAGTGCGGCACCATGCTGGGGAAGTTGAACGGGACGATGGAGGCCACCACGCCCAGCGGATACCGGTCCACCCGGCACTCCACCCCGCGGCTCACCTCCATGATCTCCCCGGCCGTGATCTGCGGAAG contains:
- a CDS encoding P1 family peptidase, with the translated sequence MTRTLLTIIAILAAAPLGGQTRARDLGVPFDGTPGPLNAITDVAGLEVGHTTLISGAGRLRVGTGPVRTGVTAILPRGKRSSDPVFAAWFSLNGNGEMTGTTWLQESGLLEGPIAITNTHSVGVVRDAILQWQVRRPGLQPWGLPVVAETYGGGLNDINGFHVKPEHVLRALTGAAPGRVAEGNVGGGTGMRCHGFKGGIGSSSRRLTAEQGGYTVG
- a CDS encoding aspartate aminotransferase family protein produces the protein MSDLLTAALEMPAFDYTPRPYTGPPREEVLAMRREYANPALFTLYRDPLMIVEGKMQYLFDETGRRYLDMFAGIVTVSCGHCHPRIVQRMREQMETLQHATTIYLHPGMPALAKKLASKMPPGLDVTYFVNSGSDANDLAITMARLYTGNTDVIAVRNAYHGGSPSAMGLTSHHTWKFPIPQNTGVHHAMCPDPYRAGDPQNPEEVARRAAEDVRETIRYSTPGRIAAFISEPIQGVGGATTGASNYLREAYAVVREHGGLCIADEVQTGFGRTGDHYWGFQNFGVVPDIVTMAKGIGNGAPLAAVTTTREIAATLAQRTHFNTFGGNPVSMAAGLAVLDTIDEEGLQENCRVVGGRLLAGLRELQARHPLVGDVRGMGLMLGVELVTDRATRAPAREATLRVLEEAREMGVLLGKGGLDGNVLRIKPPMCITADDADFALDVLDRALKCVSA
- a CDS encoding CoA-acylating methylmalonate-semialdehyde dehydrogenase — its product is MEATLSPAPPADAPLRYPTVRNYIGGEFVEGHGELLGVFNPADGSVISRVPLSSAGAVNDAVRAARAAFPGWAATPIKERVQIFFRYRALLERDLDELSRLIVEEHGKVYEEAKAEVLKAIELTEFACSLPQITAGEIMEVSRGVECRVDRYPLGVVASIVPFNFPSMVPHWSIPNAIALGNCMVLKPSEMVPLSAGRIAELLAEAGLPAGVFNVVNGGREVVEALCDHPEIEAVSFVGSTRVAQAVYRRGTANLKRVLALGGAKNHIILMPDADPEMASSNIAASMAGCTGQRCMAASVLVAVSHTDAILDRMVEHARQAVAGETLGPVISAEAKARIERYITEAEEAGARVLLDGRDPAVPAGHEGGFYVGATVIDHVTPEMGIAREEVFGPVLAIIRAPDVDRALEIENQSPYGNAASVFTESGGLARYVAERASAGMVGVNVGVPVPREPFGFGGWNDSRFGVGDLTGRSSIEFWTRSKKTTTKWNREAGTNWMS